TGATTTGAGGCCATGACTCCCTCGGTACTGCGCGGGAGCGAAAAACAGGGAGACGTTTGCCGATGGAACGGCTGACACCGAGGGTGGGCATTGGCCAGATAACCCCGCACAAGCCGGTCCGCGTTCCGCACGGCGGGCGCCCCCTCATCGACCTGTCTCTCAGCCACAACGCCTTGGGACCAAGCCCGAAATCGATCACCGCCTATCGGCAGGCGGCCCAGAACCTGCACCGGTATCCCGATGGCGAGCATACGGCGCTGCGCGCGGCGATCGCGCGCCGCTACGACATCGAGCCGGACCACATCACCTGCTCGAACGGGTCGGACGAGATGATCCAGATCGTCACGGAGTCCTATGCCGGCCCGGGCGACGAGGTGCTGTTCCACCAGTACGGCTATCACGGCTTCGTCAAGGCGGCCCGGATGACCGGGGCGACACCGGTTATCGCGGCCGAGCGCGACTTGGCCGTCGACGTGGAGGCTCTCGCCGAACTGGCCGGCGACCGGACGAAGATCGTGTTCCTGGCCAATCCCAACAATCCCACCGGTTCCTATGTCCCGTCCGAGCAGGTGCAGCGGCTGCGGGCCGAACTGCCGGCGCATACCTTGCTGGTGCTCGACAGCGCCTATGCGGATTACGTCCGCCGCAACAATTACGACCCCGGATTCGACTTGGTGAACGAGCACGACAACGTGCTGATGGTCCGCACCTTCTCCAAGCTTCATGGGCTGGCGGGCCTGCGGATCGGCTGGGCCTACGGCCCGCCGGCGATCATCGAGACGCTGGACCGTGTCAGGCCGCTCTACAATGTCGGGCTGCCGGCCCAGGCCGCCGCCGCCGCGGCACTCGGCGACCTGGAGCACGAGGAGGCGACGCTCGCCCACAACGACGCCTGGAGCGCTTGGCTGTCCCATGAACTGCGGTCGATCGGCGTGCGGGTCTATCCAAGCGTCTGCAACTTCCTGCTGGTCCGGATTCCGCCGGATCCGACCATGAGCGTCCCGATGCTGTCGCAGCACCTGCTGGACCATGGCATCCTGGTGAAATCGCTGGGCCACTATGGCCTGCCCGACTGCATGAGGATCACGATCGGCACCGAGGAGGAGAACCACGCGCTGATGGGCGCGCTGCGCGAGGTGCTGGACTGATCCGGGGGCCGGCTCTCCGGGCAGCCCCGTGCCGGAGGGAAACCTTTCGGCGATTTAATGTTGCCGCAAGGAGACGGTAAGGCTCGTACCGCTAGAACGCCATCAATGCCGCCCTGTGGCGGCTCCCGATTCGTTCAGCCAGGAGCCTCGAATGGTCCCGTCTCTACCGGTCACCCGTTTCCCCGCCCCTGCCCTCGCCGCACGTTTCCGCAGGGCGACCGCCGCCTTCCTGCTGGGCACCACGATCCTGTCCGGCGCCGCCGCCGTGCTTCCCGCCGCTGCCGCCGCCCCGGTGTCGGTGCCGGGAGTGTCGCAGGAACTGCCGGGCAGCTTCGCCGACCTGGTCGACCGGGTCATGCCGGCCGTGGTCAACGTCTCAACCGTCCAAAGCGGCGACGGCGCTCCCGAGCAGCGCGATCTGCCTGGAATGCCGGAATTCCCGCCCGGCTCGCCCTTCGAAGAGTTCTTCCGCCAGTTCCAGGAGCAGCAGCGCGGGTCCCGCCCGCGCGCGGAGCGCCAGCAGGCGCAGGGGTCCGGCTTCATCATCGACGCGGGCGGCTACGTGGTGACCAACAACCACGTGATCGACGGCGCCGACGAGATCAGCGTGACCCTGCACGACGGCTCCAGGCTTGACGCCAAGCTGGTCGGGCGCGACCCGAAGACCGACTTGGCGCTGCTGAAGGTCGAGGCCGGGAAGCCGCTGGCCTACCTGGAGTTCGGCGACAGCGACACCGCGCGCGTCGGCGACTGGGTGATCGCGATCGGCAACCCCTTCGGACTCGGCGGCACCGTGACCTCCGGCATCGTCTCCGCCCGCGGGCGCGACATTCAGGCCGGGCCTTACGACGACTTCCTGCAGCTCGATGCCTCGATCAACCGCGGCAATTCCGGCGGCCCGACCTTCGACGTGCAAGGACGCGTGATCGGCATCAACACGGCCATCTTCTCCCCCAATGGCGGCAGCGTCGGCATCGGTTTCGCGATCCCGTCGAATCTGGCCAAGGGCGTCATCGCCCAGCTGCGCGAGAACGGCGCGGTCAGCCGCGGCTGGCTGGGCGTGCAGATCCAGCAGGTCACGCCGGAGATCGCCGACAGCCTCGGCCTAGAGCCCAAGGGCGCGCTGGTCGCGGACGTCACGGCGAACAGCCCGGCTGCCAAGGCCAAGCTGGCGGCGGGAGACGTGATCCTGGCGCTGGACGGGCGGCCGGTCGACACGATCAAGGATCTCACCCGGATGGTGGCGGACAGCAAGACCGGCTCCACCGTCAAGCTGGACATCCTGCGCCGGGGCAAGCGCGAGACCGTCGCCGTCACGCTGGACGCCATGCCCGACCAGCCCCAGGTCGCCGCGGCGACGCAGTCGCCGGACCAGCCGGGAGCGGCCCAGACCGACACCGTCCTCGGCATGACCCTGTCCTCGCTCGATATGTCCGGCCGGCGCCGCTTCGGCCTGTCCGAGGGTGTCGAGGGGGTGCTGGTGGTCGGGCTGGAGGATGCCGCCAACGGCGTGAACCTGCGGCCGGGCGACGTGATCACCGAAGTCGGCAACGAGCGGGTCGCCGCCCCCGCCCAGATCGCGGCGAAGGTCGAGGAGGCCAGGGAGGCCGGCCGCGGAGCCGTGCTGCTGCGGGTCAACCGCCAGGGCACCGAGCAGTTCGTCGCCGTTCCGATCAAGAAGGCGTGATCATGGGCAGGGGCTTCGGGGGAGCGTCCCCCGATGACCGCCCCGCTCCCTCCGGGCGGAGCGATCCTCCTGGCGAGCGGGCCCCGATCGGCTATGATGGGGGCATGAAGATACTGGTCATCGAGGATGACGCCCAGGCGGCCGCCTACATGGTCAAGGGCCTGAGGGAGAGCGGCCACGTCGTCGACCATGCGGCCGACGGGAAGGACGGCCTGTTCATGGCTGGGTCGGAGACTTACGACGTGCTGATCGTCGACCGGCTCCTCCCGGGACGGGACGGCCTGTCGCTGGTGGAGATCCTGCGCGGGGCCGGCACCGACACGCCGGTCCTGTTCCTCAGCGCGCTGGGCAGCGTCGACGACCGGGTGCGCGGTCTGCGCGCCGGCGGCGACGACTACCTGACGAAGCCCTACGCCTTCTCCGAGCTGCTGGCCCGGGTCGAGGCCCTGGGCCGGCGCAAGTCGGCGGGAGCCGCCGCGACCACCCGCCTGCAGGTCGGCGACCTGGAGATGGACCTGCTGGCGCGACGGGTGCGGCGGGGTACCAGGCAGATCGACCTGCTCCCCCGCGAGTTCAGGCTGCTGGAGTATCTGATGCGGCATGCCGGCAACGTCGTCACTCGCACCATGCTGCTGGAGAGCGTCTGGGACTATCATTTCGACCCCCAGACCAACGTGATCGACGTGCATGTTGCGCGGCTGCGGCAGAAGATCGACCGCGACTTCCCGACGCCGATGATCCACACCGTGCGCGGCGCCGGATATACCCTGCGTGCCTGACCTCGGCCTGCTCAGAACCACCACGTTCAGGGTGGCGCTGCTCTATCTCGGCCTGTTCCTCGCGTCGGTTCTGGTGATCCTGGGGCTTATCTACTGGTTCACAGCCGGCTTCATCGAGCGCCAGACCGACGAGACCATCGCGGCGGAGATCGCCGGATTGCGGGAGCATTACCGCCAACGGCGCCTGCCGGGCCTGATCGAGGTCGTCAATGCCCGCAGCGCCACGCCGCGGACGAACACCCTCTACCTGGTCGCGTCGCCGACCTATGCCCCGCTGGCCGGCAACCTGTCGGCCTGGCCTGACGCCGCCCCGGATTCGGACGGCTGGGTCGAGTTCGAGATCAAGGACGCGGCGCCAACGCCGGACGGCCGGCGCCATGACGCCAGGGCCGTGATGTTCACCCTTTCCGGCGGCTATCACCTCCTGGTCGGGCGCGACACGCGGGAGCGCGGTCAGTTCCAGGAGCGGGTGCTGATCTCGCTCGCCTGGGCGCTGCTGCTCACGGTAGGCCTGGGTGCCGCCGGCGGCGTGCTGATCAGCCGCAACGTGATGCACCGCATCGACGCCATCAACCGGACGACCCGCCAGATCATGTCCGGCGCCCTGCAGGAACGGATGGCGGTCAAGGGCAGCGGCGACGAGCTGGACCAGCTCGCCGGAAACCTCAACGCGATGCTCGACCAGATCGAGCAACTCATGGTCGGCATGCGGCAGGTGTCGGACAGCATCGCGCACGACCTGCGGACGCCGCTGACGCGCCTGCGGTCGCGCCTGGAGATAACCCTTGTCGAATGCGCCGGCGAGGACGAGTACCGCGGCGCCATCCAGGAGGCGATCGGGGAGGCGGACCGCCTGCTCGGCATCTTCTCCGCATTGCTGAGCATCGCCGAGGCCGAGGCCGGAACCCTCCAGCGCAGCTTCCACAAGGTCGCGCTGGCCGATATCGCCCGCCAGATCGCCGACCTCTACGAACCCGCGGCCGAGGAAGCCGGGCTCAGCCTCGACAGTGACATTCGGGCCGAGCCGGTCGTTCTCGGCAACCAGCAGCTCCTCGCCCAGGCTGTCGCCAACCTGCTGGACAACGCGCTGAAATACTCCCCGGCGGGAGGACGGGTTACCGTGGTCGTAGACGGCCCCGACGGGTCCCGCGGTGC
This Skermanella mucosa DNA region includes the following protein-coding sequences:
- a CDS encoding ATP-binding protein codes for the protein MPDLGLLRTTTFRVALLYLGLFLASVLVILGLIYWFTAGFIERQTDETIAAEIAGLREHYRQRRLPGLIEVVNARSATPRTNTLYLVASPTYAPLAGNLSAWPDAAPDSDGWVEFEIKDAAPTPDGRRHDARAVMFTLSGGYHLLVGRDTRERGQFQERVLISLAWALLLTVGLGAAGGVLISRNVMHRIDAINRTTRQIMSGALQERMAVKGSGDELDQLAGNLNAMLDQIEQLMVGMRQVSDSIAHDLRTPLTRLRSRLEITLVECAGEDEYRGAIQEAIGEADRLLGIFSALLSIAEAEAGTLQRSFHKVALADIARQIADLYEPAAEEAGLSLDSDIRAEPVVLGNQQLLAQAVANLLDNALKYSPAGGRVTVVVDGPDGSRGAFISVSDGGPGIPADQRESVLRRFVRLESSRSSPGNGLGLSLVDAVARLHGARLEMDDNRPGLIVAIAFPRIDAG
- a CDS encoding DegQ family serine endoprotease, whose amino-acid sequence is MVPSLPVTRFPAPALAARFRRATAAFLLGTTILSGAAAVLPAAAAAPVSVPGVSQELPGSFADLVDRVMPAVVNVSTVQSGDGAPEQRDLPGMPEFPPGSPFEEFFRQFQEQQRGSRPRAERQQAQGSGFIIDAGGYVVTNNHVIDGADEISVTLHDGSRLDAKLVGRDPKTDLALLKVEAGKPLAYLEFGDSDTARVGDWVIAIGNPFGLGGTVTSGIVSARGRDIQAGPYDDFLQLDASINRGNSGGPTFDVQGRVIGINTAIFSPNGGSVGIGFAIPSNLAKGVIAQLRENGAVSRGWLGVQIQQVTPEIADSLGLEPKGALVADVTANSPAAKAKLAAGDVILALDGRPVDTIKDLTRMVADSKTGSTVKLDILRRGKRETVAVTLDAMPDQPQVAAATQSPDQPGAAQTDTVLGMTLSSLDMSGRRRFGLSEGVEGVLVVGLEDAANGVNLRPGDVITEVGNERVAAPAQIAAKVEEAREAGRGAVLLRVNRQGTEQFVAVPIKKA
- a CDS encoding winged helix-turn-helix domain-containing protein, whose product is MKILVIEDDAQAAAYMVKGLRESGHVVDHAADGKDGLFMAGSETYDVLIVDRLLPGRDGLSLVEILRGAGTDTPVLFLSALGSVDDRVRGLRAGGDDYLTKPYAFSELLARVEALGRRKSAGAAATTRLQVGDLEMDLLARRVRRGTRQIDLLPREFRLLEYLMRHAGNVVTRTMLLESVWDYHFDPQTNVIDVHVARLRQKIDRDFPTPMIHTVRGAGYTLRA
- the hisC gene encoding histidinol-phosphate transaminase; this translates as MERLTPRVGIGQITPHKPVRVPHGGRPLIDLSLSHNALGPSPKSITAYRQAAQNLHRYPDGEHTALRAAIARRYDIEPDHITCSNGSDEMIQIVTESYAGPGDEVLFHQYGYHGFVKAARMTGATPVIAAERDLAVDVEALAELAGDRTKIVFLANPNNPTGSYVPSEQVQRLRAELPAHTLLVLDSAYADYVRRNNYDPGFDLVNEHDNVLMVRTFSKLHGLAGLRIGWAYGPPAIIETLDRVRPLYNVGLPAQAAAAAALGDLEHEEATLAHNDAWSAWLSHELRSIGVRVYPSVCNFLLVRIPPDPTMSVPMLSQHLLDHGILVKSLGHYGLPDCMRITIGTEEENHALMGALREVLD